A section of the Paramisgurnus dabryanus chromosome 4, PD_genome_1.1, whole genome shotgun sequence genome encodes:
- the LOC135750689 gene encoding uncharacterized protein produces the protein MMRDEMCCKSVGTDLSMLDIDDFITEISQLKKEVALLETKLRLRGDEGLKREDSELSLTLLCYTESKPTDAQDTTVCDSNQGLQDEESTDQTSTESLDSVWNAGEQQQILQTKLKMCSVKLEDCRNLMMKIKTEPTAEEDHTDEDKYCDDYCIHSGLFPVFFSIKGHGLKYFNLFLSLLHSPISCCQMFRTVFFYCSYYKIR, from the exons atgatgagagatgagatgtgctgtaaatcagtaggaactgatctgtccatgctggatattgatgatttcatcacagaaatctctcagctgaagaaagaggtggcgttactggagacaaagctgaggttaagaggagatgaaggactgaagagagag GACTCCGAGCTCAGTCTGACTTTACTCTGTTATACTGAGTCAAAGCCCACAGACGCTcaggacactacagtgtgtgacagtaatcagggcttacaggatgaggaatctactgatcaaacctccacagagtctctggattctgtctggaacgctggagaacagcagcagatcctgcagaccaaactcaagatgtgttcagtcaaacTGGAGGACTGTAGGAACCTCATGATGAagatcaaaactgaacccacagcaGAGGAAGATCACACAGATGAAGATAAGTACTGTGATGATTACTGTATTCATTCAGGTttgtttcctgtttttttttctattaaGGGTCATgggttaaaatattttaatctttttttatccTTATTGCATAGTCCTATTAGTTGTTGTCAAATGTTTAggacagtgtttttttattgttccTATTACAAAATCCgataa